A genomic region of Deinococcus sp. KSM4-11 contains the following coding sequences:
- a CDS encoding ADP-ribose pyrophosphatase translates to MKAPDGAVFIGRCQPPHAAHVQSVLAALDAVPQALVLLGSANLARSVRNPLSAPERARLLRGAVQEAGGDIHRLTFRPIPDRFDGARWAADVKAVAEAVFGAEARIALVGHHKDESGAYLRWFPGWTRRPLPGVPGLDATSIRRAWLTGATLPQGIPVRVAKWLDAFAALPAYARLRDEWLAVELANAALPPGIRLDEERWLHVQGGQVWLHIRQGAIGQGLWELPGHVLPAGTWAAGQGVVFDHPGRALVGQAIAHVLQGTLPPGVVGHPVPLRTALARPRRFHEDHHVILTRLLEAGWPDTPTSSGRSVHP, encoded by the coding sequence GTGAAGGCGCCGGATGGCGCGGTCTTCATCGGCCGCTGCCAGCCGCCGCACGCGGCGCACGTGCAGAGTGTCCTGGCGGCCCTGGACGCGGTGCCGCAGGCGCTGGTATTGCTGGGCAGCGCGAACCTGGCCCGCAGCGTCCGCAATCCGCTGAGCGCCCCCGAACGCGCCCGGCTGCTGCGCGGCGCGGTGCAGGAGGCGGGTGGCGACATTCACCGTCTGACCTTCCGCCCGATTCCAGACCGCTTCGACGGGGCACGCTGGGCAGCCGACGTGAAAGCGGTGGCCGAGGCCGTGTTCGGCGCGGAGGCCCGGATTGCCCTGGTCGGCCACCACAAGGACGAAAGCGGCGCGTACCTGCGCTGGTTTCCCGGATGGACGCGCCGGCCGCTGCCCGGCGTTCCCGGTCTGGACGCCACCAGCATCCGGCGGGCATGGCTGACCGGAGCGACCCTGCCCCAGGGAATCCCTGTCCGCGTGGCTAAGTGGCTCGACGCCTTCGCGGCTCTGCCCGCCTACGCCCGCCTTCGGGACGAATGGCTGGCCGTCGAACTGGCCAACGCTGCCCTGCCGCCCGGAATCCGGCTGGACGAGGAACGCTGGCTGCACGTGCAGGGAGGTCAGGTGTGGCTGCACATCCGGCAAGGCGCCATCGGCCAGGGGCTGTGGGAGCTGCCGGGTCACGTCCTGCCCGCTGGTACCTGGGCCGCTGGGCAGGGCGTCGTCTTCGACCATCCCGGCCGCGCCCTGGTCGGCCAGGCCATCGCCCATGTCTTGCAGGGAACGCTCCCGCCCGGCGTGGTCGGTCATCCGGTACCGCTCCGTACGGCCCTGGCCCGGCCGCGCCGCTTCCACGAAGACCACCACGTCATCCTCACGCGGCTGCTGGAGGCGGGCTGGCCGGATACGCCTACCTCTTCAGGTCGTTCGGTTCATCCCTGA
- the nadE gene encoding ammonia-dependent NAD(+) synthetase, with protein sequence MSALRDRIRADLCVQPDIDPATEIERRVSFLCAYLGTTPASGFVLGISGGQDSTLAGRLCQLAAERVRAGGGAATFIAVRLPYGTQADEADAQVSLAFIHPDHAVTVDIRPSADAAARAAADALGTDLRDFVRGNVKARERMVAQYAIAGQLNLLVVGTDHAAEAVTGFFTKYGDGGVDLTPLTGLTKRQGAQLLAHLGAPESTWKKVPTADLEDGRPGLPDEAALGVTYAQIDAYLEGRDIDDSAAARIETMFLNTRHKRTVPVTPCDDWWTAPV encoded by the coding sequence ATGAGTGCGCTCCGCGACCGCATCCGCGCCGACCTGTGCGTCCAGCCGGACATCGACCCCGCCACCGAGATCGAGCGGCGCGTCTCGTTCCTGTGCGCGTACCTGGGCACCACCCCGGCCAGCGGCTTCGTGCTGGGCATCAGCGGCGGGCAGGACAGTACCCTGGCAGGCCGGCTGTGCCAGCTCGCCGCCGAACGCGTGCGGGCCGGAGGCGGCGCGGCCACCTTCATCGCCGTGCGCCTCCCCTACGGCACGCAGGCCGACGAGGCCGACGCGCAGGTGTCACTGGCCTTCATCCACCCGGATCATGCCGTCACGGTGGACATCCGCCCCAGCGCCGACGCGGCCGCCCGAGCCGCCGCCGACGCATTGGGCACCGACCTGCGGGACTTCGTGCGTGGCAACGTCAAGGCCCGCGAACGCATGGTCGCGCAGTACGCCATCGCCGGTCAGCTGAACCTGCTGGTGGTCGGCACAGACCACGCCGCCGAGGCCGTCACCGGCTTCTTCACCAAGTACGGCGACGGAGGCGTGGACCTCACTCCCCTGACCGGCCTCACCAAACGCCAGGGCGCGCAGCTCCTCGCGCACCTCGGCGCGCCCGAGAGCACCTGGAAGAAGGTACCAACCGCCGACCTGGAGGACGGCCGCCCCGGCCTGCCCGACGAAGCCGCCCTAGGCGTGACGTACGCCCAGATCGATGCATATCTGGAAGGCCGCGACATCGACGACAGCGCCGCCGCGCGCATCGAGACCATGTTCCTGAACACCCGCCACAAGCGCACGGTGCCGGTTACCCCTTGTGACGACTGGTGGACGGCCCCTGTGTGA
- a CDS encoding S9 family peptidase: MIDRPSLRDQLRSVRKRRVLAWAGVAYAGLVLAGAFIGAEITLRSKTRWVKGVFVPVGRRGDDVFLPASVETLSRGPLGLVPLLPNRGHAVLGRHQMAGTVVKRPILQQRGTLPNGALAWVSTYVYNGTPAQLGVSYRDAVVRTPVGDMPAWHVPAVKGDSDSIAIVIHGHGGQRAQALRMLPALLRSGVGALFVTFRNAFGAPQVGKGYLTLGDVEAEDVLAALHWAQDAGYKRAVLYGFSMGGNIALSVLGDRHRPYPIPVVGVMLDSPALDWRATIRWNAQRFGLPKLVAQHVGTFTQWVVTRRSGQDFDTVDQIRAAPTFDVPILMWHGTRDRTIPIDQAEALAAARPDLIDYHRVEGAKHIRTWNIDPKAYDAQLEAFIEKVLPGVKRD, translated from the coding sequence ATGATCGACCGTCCTTCCCTTCGCGACCAACTCCGTTCCGTCCGCAAACGCCGCGTGCTCGCGTGGGCCGGGGTGGCGTATGCCGGACTGGTGCTGGCCGGCGCGTTCATCGGAGCGGAGATCACGCTGCGCTCCAAGACGCGCTGGGTGAAAGGGGTGTTCGTTCCGGTCGGGCGACGGGGCGACGACGTGTTCCTCCCGGCCAGTGTCGAGACCCTGTCGCGCGGGCCGTTGGGGCTCGTGCCACTCCTGCCGAACCGGGGCCACGCCGTCCTGGGACGGCACCAGATGGCCGGAACGGTCGTGAAGCGGCCCATCCTGCAACAGCGCGGCACGCTGCCGAACGGAGCGCTCGCGTGGGTCTCCACCTACGTGTACAACGGCACCCCCGCGCAACTCGGTGTTTCCTACCGGGACGCGGTCGTCCGCACTCCTGTGGGAGACATGCCCGCATGGCACGTTCCAGCCGTGAAGGGCGACAGCGACTCCATCGCCATCGTCATCCACGGACACGGAGGGCAGCGGGCGCAGGCGCTGCGGATGCTGCCCGCCCTGCTGCGCTCCGGCGTGGGCGCGTTGTTCGTCACGTTCCGCAACGCCTTCGGCGCCCCGCAGGTCGGCAAGGGCTACCTGACGCTGGGCGACGTGGAAGCCGAGGACGTCCTGGCGGCGCTCCACTGGGCGCAGGATGCCGGATACAAGCGGGCCGTCCTGTACGGCTTTTCCATGGGCGGCAACATCGCCCTCAGCGTCCTGGGCGACCGGCACCGCCCCTACCCGATTCCCGTGGTGGGCGTCATGCTCGATTCGCCCGCACTCGACTGGCGGGCGACCATCCGCTGGAACGCGCAGCGCTTCGGGCTGCCGAAACTCGTCGCGCAGCACGTCGGTACGTTCACGCAGTGGGTCGTCACGCGCCGCAGCGGGCAGGACTTCGACACGGTGGATCAGATCAGGGCGGCCCCCACCTTTGACGTCCCGATCCTGATGTGGCACGGCACCCGTGACCGCACCATTCCCATCGATCAGGCCGAGGCGCTCGCCGCCGCCCGCCCCGACCTGATCGACTACCACCGCGTGGAAGGCGCCAAGCACATCCGCACCTGGAACATCGACCCGAAAGCGTACGACGCCCAGTTGGAAGCCTTCATCGAGAAAGTGTTGCCGGGGGTGAAGCGTGACTGA
- a CDS encoding sulfite exporter TauE/SafE family protein, whose protein sequence is MMLAVMAIGLLAGVLGAILGLGGGVVVVPALEFVLPHFGREITIQQAVAVSQIGVLAVGLSGAASYLQQGLVRARTGYLLSPYTIVGGAVGSFLGLVLPARAVATVFALLLLYSAYNLLRGLRRVEVEREPSRLVPPAMTFAGIMSGLLGIGGGTVQVPVLNLLAGVPIRQAIATSTFIMGLTAVGNALVYQAGGLLDVKMAAGIALGVLVGARAGAVLQSRIPAAQLKLFFSLLLIFTALQLLWKYWGHA, encoded by the coding sequence ATGATGCTCGCTGTGATGGCCATCGGCCTGCTGGCCGGGGTGCTGGGCGCGATCCTGGGCCTGGGTGGCGGTGTGGTCGTGGTTCCTGCCCTGGAATTCGTCCTGCCTCACTTCGGGCGCGAGATCACGATTCAACAGGCGGTGGCCGTGAGCCAGATCGGGGTGCTGGCGGTGGGCCTGAGCGGCGCGGCCAGCTACCTTCAGCAGGGGCTGGTGCGCGCCCGGACGGGCTATCTGCTCTCGCCGTACACGATTGTGGGGGGCGCGGTGGGCTCGTTCCTTGGCCTCGTGCTTCCAGCGCGGGCGGTTGCCACGGTGTTTGCCCTGCTGCTGCTGTACTCGGCGTACAACCTGCTGCGTGGTCTGCGGCGCGTGGAGGTCGAACGTGAACCCTCCCGGCTCGTGCCGCCCGCCATGACCTTTGCCGGGATCATGAGCGGCCTGCTGGGCATCGGCGGGGGCACCGTGCAGGTGCCGGTGCTGAACCTGCTGGCCGGTGTGCCGATCCGGCAGGCGATCGCCACGAGCACTTTCATCATGGGGCTGACGGCGGTGGGCAATGCCCTGGTCTACCAGGCGGGCGGCCTGCTGGACGTGAAGATGGCCGCCGGGATCGCGCTGGGCGTGCTGGTGGGGGCGCGGGCCGGGGCGGTCTTGCAGAGCCGCATTCCGGCCGCGCAGCTCAAGCTGTTCTTCAGCCTGCTGCTGATCTTCACCGCGCTGCAACTGCTGTGGAAGTACTGGGGTCACGCGTGA
- a CDS encoding phosphotransferase family protein — protein sequence MILSEWTPEQVARRLTARWPELSGQPVALLGEGSDHRAYAVGSAWVFRVPKYAGQGGSLIREARLLAWLDGRLPLPVPAPRFVAEPSDVFPEGIVGATRLSGRSRLEVTLPDGLGHALGAFLHVLHGLDGVDSGLPVDHDPLGAEWQEAAMADLDVAVQAGLLARPEPWDAVLAAPPPLDLPRLSVIHGDFAAEHVLLGPAGTVTGVIDWTDAVLGDPARDLAGLIHWGGQALLNEALDGYGAVEAAVVRRAAWFALCRALADLAFGVQEERGEYVQGGLAALAHLSASFAAELDVPDTVDKPAPSP from the coding sequence GTGATCCTTTCAGAGTGGACGCCCGAGCAGGTCGCGCGGCGCCTGACGGCCCGCTGGCCGGAACTGTCGGGCCAGCCGGTCGCGCTGCTGGGGGAGGGCAGTGACCACCGGGCGTACGCGGTCGGTTCGGCGTGGGTCTTCCGCGTGCCGAAATACGCGGGCCAGGGAGGATCGCTCATCCGGGAGGCCCGGCTGCTGGCGTGGCTGGACGGCCGCCTCCCGCTCCCGGTGCCCGCGCCTCGGTTCGTCGCGGAACCGTCCGACGTGTTTCCGGAGGGCATCGTGGGGGCCACGCGGCTGTCTGGGCGTTCCAGGCTCGAGGTCACGCTGCCCGACGGCCTGGGACACGCTCTGGGGGCGTTCCTGCACGTTCTGCACGGTCTGGATGGAGTGGATTCAGGTCTGCCTGTGGATCACGACCCGCTGGGTGCCGAGTGGCAGGAAGCTGCGATGGCCGATCTGGACGTCGCGGTGCAGGCTGGGCTCCTGGCGCGGCCGGAGCCCTGGGACGCTGTCCTCGCTGCCCCACCACCGCTGGATCTCCCGCGCCTGAGCGTGATCCACGGGGATTTCGCGGCGGAACACGTGCTGCTCGGCCCGGCGGGCACGGTGACGGGCGTGATCGACTGGACAGACGCAGTGCTGGGCGATCCGGCGCGTGATCTGGCCGGACTGATCCACTGGGGGGGCCAAGCCCTGCTGAATGAAGCGCTGGACGGCTATGGTGCGGTGGAGGCCGCTGTGGTGCGGCGTGCGGCGTGGTTCGCGCTGTGCCGTGCGCTGGCCGATCTGGCGTTCGGCGTGCAGGAGGAACGGGGTGAGTATGTCCAGGGTGGGCTGGCGGCGCTGGCTCACCTGTCGGCCAGCTTCGCCGCAGAGCTGGACGTGCCGGATACGGTGGACAAACCCGCCCCATCCCCCTAA
- a CDS encoding 3-hydroxyacyl-CoA dehydrogenase/enoyl-CoA hydratase family protein: MKIQKAAVIGAGVMGAAIAAQLANAGIPVLLLDIVLPDQKDRNFLAKSGIQRALKARPAAFMDPARAALITPGNLEDDLKSLKDADWILEAIIEKLDAKRDLWERVEKVAKRTAIISSNSSGIPMHLQVEGRSDDFQRRFVGAHFFNPPRYLHLLEVIPTPKTDPEVVKTFSDFAETTLGKGVVVANDVPGFVANRIGVYGIIRAMQHMEKAGLTPAQVDQLTGPVLGRANSATFRTADLSGLDIIYHVANDLGKATPDDEDFTLTPAFRTLVEEKKMLGDKTGSGFYKKTKGPDGKTKILNLNLGTFEYEDQGKVKVSAVDAVKGQSLPARVKALYAAEGKEGDFLRGVMNDGFWYAAKMAGTVSGRLQDIDNALKWGFGWEQGPFETMDTIGVQQVITNLEAEGRTLPPLLTAMKASGRDAFYQDGGTVTPTGEPTPYQAPYFVVTDLKKDATKIVKKRAGASVVDLGDGVLLVEWHAKMNALGEDQLRAVQDAHKLVQDMGYAGLVLGNQGENFSAGANLPLILAQAQAEEWDELDDMIKQFQQVTTSLRFSPHPTVAAPFGLTLGGGAEFTLHADHVVASAELYMGLVEVGVGLIPGGGGTKEMLLRFTDMQQPGQQLGATLLPAVQRAFELIGTAKVSTSALEARTLGFLRDTDSIAMNKNHILQDAKRQVLALAPGYVQPTPRQDIPVMGDAAIAAIKSALYGMHQGGYITDYDLVVSEQLVRVLSGGTGNNRTAKVSEQHLLDLEREAFLTLLGKKGTQQRIDHMLKTGKPLRN, encoded by the coding sequence GTGAAGATTCAGAAAGCAGCCGTCATCGGCGCGGGCGTGATGGGCGCCGCCATAGCCGCGCAACTTGCCAACGCCGGCATCCCCGTCCTCCTGCTGGATATCGTGCTGCCGGATCAGAAAGACCGGAACTTCCTGGCGAAATCCGGTATCCAGCGTGCGCTGAAGGCCCGCCCGGCCGCATTCATGGATCCGGCCCGCGCCGCCCTGATCACGCCCGGCAATCTCGAAGACGACCTGAAGAGCCTGAAGGACGCCGACTGGATTCTGGAAGCCATCATCGAGAAACTGGACGCCAAGCGCGACCTGTGGGAGCGCGTCGAGAAGGTTGCCAAGAGAACCGCGATCATCTCCAGCAACTCCAGCGGCATTCCCATGCACCTGCAGGTCGAGGGCCGCAGCGACGACTTCCAGCGGCGCTTCGTGGGCGCGCACTTCTTCAACCCGCCGCGCTACCTGCACCTGCTGGAAGTCATTCCCACGCCCAAGACCGATCCTGAGGTCGTAAAGACCTTCAGCGACTTCGCAGAGACGACGCTCGGCAAGGGTGTGGTCGTCGCGAACGACGTGCCGGGCTTCGTCGCCAACCGCATCGGCGTGTACGGCATCATCCGCGCCATGCAGCATATGGAGAAGGCTGGCCTGACGCCCGCGCAGGTGGATCAGCTCACCGGCCCGGTGCTGGGCCGCGCGAACTCGGCCACCTTCCGCACCGCCGACCTGTCGGGCCTGGACATCATCTACCACGTGGCGAACGACCTCGGGAAGGCGACACCGGACGACGAGGACTTCACCCTCACGCCCGCGTTCCGTACTCTCGTTGAAGAGAAGAAGATGCTGGGCGACAAGACCGGGAGCGGCTTCTACAAGAAGACCAAGGGGCCGGACGGCAAGACGAAGATCCTCAACCTGAACCTGGGCACCTTCGAGTACGAGGACCAGGGCAAGGTCAAGGTTTCAGCCGTGGACGCCGTGAAGGGCCAGTCCCTGCCGGCCCGCGTGAAGGCCCTGTACGCCGCCGAGGGCAAGGAAGGCGACTTCCTGCGCGGCGTGATGAACGACGGCTTCTGGTACGCCGCGAAGATGGCCGGAACTGTCTCGGGCCGCCTGCAGGACATCGACAACGCCCTGAAGTGGGGCTTCGGCTGGGAGCAGGGACCCTTCGAGACGATGGACACTATCGGCGTGCAGCAGGTCATCACCAACCTGGAGGCCGAGGGCCGCACCCTGCCGCCGCTGCTGACGGCCATGAAGGCCAGCGGCCGGGACGCCTTCTACCAGGACGGCGGAACCGTCACGCCCACCGGCGAGCCCACGCCCTACCAGGCCCCGTACTTCGTCGTGACCGACCTGAAGAAGGACGCCACGAAGATCGTCAAGAAGCGTGCCGGCGCGAGCGTCGTGGACCTGGGCGACGGCGTGCTGCTCGTCGAATGGCATGCCAAGATGAACGCCCTGGGTGAGGATCAGCTCCGCGCCGTGCAGGACGCCCACAAGCTGGTGCAGGACATGGGGTACGCGGGCCTAGTCCTCGGCAACCAGGGCGAGAACTTCAGCGCGGGCGCGAACCTCCCCCTGATCCTCGCGCAGGCGCAGGCCGAGGAATGGGACGAGCTGGACGACATGATCAAGCAGTTCCAGCAGGTCACCACCAGCCTGCGCTTCAGCCCGCACCCCACCGTCGCCGCGCCCTTCGGCCTGACGCTCGGCGGCGGCGCGGAATTCACCCTGCATGCCGACCACGTGGTCGCCAGCGCGGAACTGTATATGGGCCTCGTGGAAGTCGGGGTGGGCCTGATCCCCGGCGGCGGCGGCACCAAGGAGATGCTGCTGCGCTTCACCGACATGCAGCAGCCCGGCCAGCAGCTCGGCGCCACCCTGCTCCCGGCCGTGCAGCGCGCCTTCGAACTCATCGGCACCGCAAAGGTCAGCACCAGCGCGCTCGAAGCCCGCACCCTGGGCTTCCTGCGCGATACCGACAGCATTGCCATGAACAAGAACCACATCCTGCAGGATGCCAAGCGGCAGGTGCTGGCCCTCGCGCCCGGCTACGTGCAGCCTACGCCGCGCCAGGACATCCCCGTCATGGGCGACGCCGCCATCGCCGCCATCAAGAGCGCCCTGTACGGCATGCATCAGGGCGGATACATCACCGACTATGACCTCGTGGTGTCCGAACAGCTCGTCCGCGTGCTGTCCGGCGGCACCGGCAACAACCGCACGGCGAAGGTCTCTGAGCAGCATCTCCTCGACCTCGAACGCGAGGCCTTCCTGACCCTGCTGGGCAAGAAGGGCACGCAGCAGCGCATCGACCACATGCTGAAGACCGGGAAGCCCCTGAGGAACTGA
- a CDS encoding thiolase family protein, with the protein MRDAVIVSAVRTAVGRGVKGTLANTRPDDLAALVMNEAVRRAGIEAGLVEDVYLGCAIPEAEQGLNVARLAALRAGMPDSVGGVTVNRFCSSGLQTIAMAAAAIQTGQADVMLAGGVESMSMVPMSGHNPSPNLELVDQRPGAYIGMGMTAENVAAKYGVSRADQDAFALRSHQRAAAAQDAGKFDAEIIPVPVRVDKVKGTKLKSETVPFDRDELIRRDANLEDMAKVRPAFKATGSVSAANSSPFSDGAAAVLMMSGEKAQELGLKPLAKFLGFAVAGVDPELMGIGPVKAVPKVLAQTGLTLADIDLIELNEAFAAQSLAVARELGLNEDILNVNGGAIALGHPLGCTGAKLTTSAIYELQRRGGGKALITMCIGGGMGAAGIIEVYPAEGAQAAD; encoded by the coding sequence ATGCGTGACGCTGTAATTGTTTCTGCTGTTCGGACGGCCGTGGGCCGTGGGGTGAAGGGCACGCTGGCGAACACCCGCCCGGATGATCTGGCCGCGCTGGTCATGAACGAGGCCGTCAGGCGGGCCGGAATCGAGGCTGGACTCGTCGAGGACGTCTACCTGGGCTGCGCCATTCCTGAGGCCGAGCAGGGCCTGAACGTGGCGCGGCTGGCGGCATTGCGGGCCGGGATGCCGGATTCGGTGGGCGGCGTGACCGTCAACCGCTTCTGCTCCAGCGGCCTCCAGACCATCGCCATGGCGGCGGCGGCCATCCAGACCGGGCAGGCCGACGTGATGCTGGCTGGGGGCGTGGAGTCCATGAGCATGGTGCCCATGAGCGGCCACAATCCCAGCCCCAACTTGGAACTGGTGGATCAGCGTCCCGGCGCCTACATCGGCATGGGCATGACCGCCGAGAATGTGGCCGCCAAGTACGGCGTGAGCCGCGCGGATCAGGACGCCTTCGCGCTGCGGTCGCACCAGCGGGCAGCGGCGGCGCAGGATGCCGGGAAGTTCGACGCGGAGATCATTCCGGTGCCGGTGCGCGTGGACAAGGTGAAGGGCACGAAGCTGAAGTCCGAGACGGTGCCCTTCGACAGGGACGAGCTGATTCGCCGGGACGCCAACCTGGAGGACATGGCCAAGGTGCGCCCAGCGTTCAAGGCGACCGGATCGGTCAGCGCCGCGAACTCCAGCCCCTTCTCCGACGGCGCGGCGGCCGTGCTGATGATGAGCGGCGAGAAGGCGCAGGAACTGGGCCTCAAACCCCTGGCGAAGTTCCTGGGCTTCGCGGTGGCCGGAGTCGATCCGGAGCTGATGGGCATCGGGCCGGTGAAGGCCGTGCCAAAGGTACTGGCACAGACAGGCCTGACCCTGGCGGACATCGACCTGATCGAATTGAACGAGGCGTTCGCGGCGCAGTCCCTGGCGGTGGCGCGCGAACTGGGCCTCAACGAGGACATCCTGAACGTGAACGGCGGCGCGATTGCGCTGGGCCACCCGCTGGGGTGCACGGGCGCGAAACTCACGACCAGCGCCATCTACGAACTGCAGCGCCGGGGCGGCGGGAAGGCGCTGATCACCATGTGCATCGGCGGCGGTATGGGCGCGGCTGGCATCATCGAGGTCTACCCGGCCGAGGGAGCGCAGGCGGCAGACTGA
- a CDS encoding nicotinate phosphoribosyltransferase, which translates to MTPSPPPSALFTDLYQLTMMQGYVEQGLHEQEAVFDLSFRRRPFRGGYALWAGLEPMLDALEGLRFTESELAYLDSLALFRPVFLDMLRGWRFTGRVEAFREGRVVFAHEPLLTVTAPLWEAQLVETLLLNTLNFQTLIATKAARCVLAAASSPHGGTVVEFGARRAQGPDGALSATRAAVVGGATGTSNVEAGMRYGVPVTGTHAHAWVESFPDELSAFRAYAQSYPETTTLLLDTVDTLGSGLPNALTVARELRQAGHELRGVRLDSGDLAYLSRHIRAQLDAAGFPDVRIVASNDLSEDVIAALIAEGARIDVYGVGTQLVTAGGSGGGALGGVYKLVQLNGRPRMKLTADPGKASVPGVKRVWRGVEGTEADAAYTWDVLTLGDPPTPGMVVSDPVNPLRAARLPAGLHWQGARETVMENGVRTGPPEPLPDVQNRARAELARLPAGTRRLLNPHEYRVSLAPDVAALRDRERARLLEASHP; encoded by the coding sequence GTGACGCCCTCACCGCCCCCTTCGGCCCTGTTCACGGACCTGTACCAGCTGACCATGATGCAGGGCTACGTCGAGCAGGGCCTGCACGAACAGGAGGCGGTATTCGACCTGAGTTTCCGCCGCCGGCCGTTCCGGGGCGGGTACGCGCTGTGGGCGGGCCTGGAACCCATGCTCGACGCGCTGGAGGGACTGCGGTTCACGGAGTCCGAACTGGCCTATCTGGATTCACTGGCCCTGTTCCGCCCAGTCTTTCTGGACATGTTGCGCGGCTGGCGCTTCACCGGGCGCGTGGAGGCCTTCCGCGAGGGAAGGGTGGTCTTCGCCCACGAGCCGCTGCTGACCGTGACCGCGCCGCTGTGGGAAGCGCAGCTCGTCGAGACGCTGCTGCTGAACACGCTGAATTTCCAGACCCTGATCGCCACCAAGGCGGCACGCTGTGTGCTCGCCGCCGCGTCCAGCCCGCATGGAGGCACGGTCGTGGAGTTCGGTGCGCGGCGGGCGCAGGGGCCTGACGGTGCGCTCTCGGCCACGCGGGCGGCCGTGGTGGGGGGCGCGACCGGCACGAGCAACGTGGAGGCCGGAATGCGCTACGGCGTTCCTGTGACGGGCACGCACGCGCACGCCTGGGTGGAGAGCTTCCCCGACGAGCTGAGCGCCTTCCGCGCGTATGCGCAGTCGTATCCGGAAACCACAACCCTGCTGCTCGACACGGTGGACACGCTGGGCAGCGGCCTGCCGAACGCCCTGACGGTGGCGCGGGAACTGCGGCAGGCTGGGCATGAACTGCGCGGCGTGCGGCTGGACAGCGGCGACCTCGCGTACCTGTCGCGCCACATCCGCGCGCAGCTCGACGCGGCAGGTTTCCCGGATGTGCGGATCGTGGCCAGCAACGACCTGTCCGAGGACGTGATCGCCGCCCTGATCGCGGAGGGCGCCCGCATCGACGTGTACGGCGTGGGCACACAGCTCGTCACGGCGGGCGGCAGTGGGGGCGGCGCGCTGGGCGGCGTGTATAAGCTGGTGCAGCTGAACGGACGGCCCCGCATGAAACTCACCGCCGATCCCGGCAAGGCCAGCGTGCCCGGCGTGAAGCGGGTGTGGCGTGGGGTCGAGGGTACGGAAGCGGACGCGGCCTACACCTGGGACGTCCTGACCCTGGGCGATCCGCCGACCCCGGGGATGGTCGTGAGCGATCCCGTCAATCCCCTGCGCGCGGCGCGCCTGCCCGCAGGCCTGCACTGGCAGGGTGCCCGCGAGACCGTCATGGAGAACGGCGTCCGCACCGGCCCGCCCGAACCGCTGCCGGACGTGCAGAACCGTGCGCGCGCGGAACTGGCACGGCTGCCCGCCGGAACGCGCCGGCTCCTCAACCCGCACGAGTACCGCGTGAGCCTCGCGCCGGACGTGGCGGCTCTGCGCGACCGGGAACGCGCCCGCCTGCTGGAGGCATCCCACCCGTGA
- a CDS encoding Ig-like domain-containing protein: MKSILLTTLTAALILTACGGTTSSGPDITAPSVSLSRSAVAADSTVTLTATASDDRHVTKVEFYQGSTVVGTDTTAPFTSPSIDILTTRTNFTAKAYDAAGNVGTSAAYDITTLYQGLWAWGLADSTGAIIDSGAVLFDDEVYNAGRTAAFGPYVNDAKTREGFSLMGPLTAAGKLQVAFTADANAGNPNFYFIGTDADGALGTYQGKSTIEGSATTYDANGNALASYTLAVIQTSTVTTATVGAPAAALQTARTLAHSYAIAHPVQALKVSPALAKNAAAFLNR, encoded by the coding sequence GTGAAATCCATTCTCCTGACCACCCTCACCGCCGCCCTGATCCTGACTGCGTGTGGTGGAACCACCAGCAGCGGTCCGGACATCACCGCACCGTCGGTGTCCCTGTCCAGAAGCGCGGTGGCGGCCGACAGCACGGTCACCCTGACCGCCACCGCGAGCGACGACCGCCACGTCACCAAGGTCGAGTTCTACCAGGGCAGCACGGTTGTGGGCACCGACACGACCGCGCCGTTCACGTCGCCCTCGATCGACATTCTGACCACCCGCACGAACTTCACGGCCAAGGCCTACGACGCCGCCGGGAACGTCGGAACCAGCGCCGCGTATGACATCACCACGCTGTACCAGGGACTGTGGGCCTGGGGCCTGGCCGACTCGACAGGCGCGATCATCGACAGTGGCGCCGTATTGTTCGACGATGAGGTGTATAACGCAGGACGAACGGCGGCCTTCGGCCCGTACGTCAACGATGCCAAGACCCGCGAGGGCTTCAGTCTGATGGGGCCACTCACTGCCGCCGGCAAGCTGCAGGTGGCCTTCACCGCCGACGCCAATGCGGGCAACCCCAACTTCTACTTCATCGGAACCGATGCCGACGGCGCACTGGGCACCTACCAGGGCAAGTCTACCATCGAGGGCAGCGCCACCACGTACGACGCGAACGGGAATGCCCTCGCGTCCTACACGCTGGCCGTGATCCAGACGTCCACCGTCACCACGGCCACCGTCGGGGCACCAGCCGCAGCTCTCCAGACGGCCCGGACGCTGGCCCACTCGTACGCCATAGCCCATCCCGTTCAGGCGTTGAAAGTGAGTCCGGCCCTCGCGAAGAACGCGGCCGCATTCCTCAACCGCTGA